A part of Lathamus discolor isolate bLatDis1 chromosome 17, bLatDis1.hap1, whole genome shotgun sequence genomic DNA contains:
- the C17H11orf52 gene encoding uncharacterized protein C11orf52 homolog, which yields MGNRCSCGRPWNCPSPFKRKKEKQGTNVRHESQQHQPDRKAPTYEDVIEFPVYATVSKPRSMKQDDSIHYADIQVFTKVRERSAAEVKNLQMQNATEYATLNFPRPRLKYDSKNGTLV from the exons GAATTGTCCTTcgccttttaaaagaaagaaagaaaagcaag gaacaAATGTGAGACATGAGAGCCAACAGCATCAGCCTGACAGGAAG GCTCCAACGTATGAAGATGTCATTGAGTTTCCTGTCTACGCCACTGTGAGTAAACCCAGGAGCATGAAGCAGGATGACAGCATTCATTACGCAGACATCCAAGTGTTCACCAAGGTCCGTGAGcgctctgcagcagaggtgaAAAACTTACAAATGCAGAATGCCACAGAGTATGCCACCCTCAACTTCCCCCGGCCCAGGCTGAAATATGATAGTAAGAATGGGACCCTGGTATAA